The following coding sequences lie in one Apium graveolens cultivar Ventura chromosome 1, ASM990537v1, whole genome shotgun sequence genomic window:
- the LOC141668637 gene encoding protein CHROMATIN REMODELING 5-like: MAFYRNYSCEPVSEGVLDETGLGGDMEKDECILGNDDAASSDGEFEVDLNAQYRTERESHEGGKLQDVAVSGGALSNLQTSTKKMGLSARWGSTFWKDCQPTRPGSESGHESKSNSGYRDEEGSEDESVGRRDDRSELEDPERVGRGQAYVSVDEMLSDDYYEQNGDAKPSASSHQRVGKTTIRFTSIPKARHVAAADKYQSRKPKASTDIIYAEGDTDYEDDDENGDEDDPDDADFDPDFTSERPNQDDYWEGEDLDEDVNIVDDLDVSDGDDFLRKSKGRQHGRGGIALKHARVLKSSTSSNQRKRGGILLEDDESSARDSENDSDEGFSGRTRRGANIRIKNVACDTSTYVSRRGREFRTSSRSIRKVSYAESEESEGHDESTKTKSLKEEMEEEDGDSIERVLWHQPRGMAEEALANDKSSEPVLLSHLYDSEPDWNKMEFYIKWKGQSHLHCQWKSFSELQNLSGFKKVINYKKKVMEDVKYRKAVSREEIEVHDVSKEMDLDLIKQNSQVERVIAERVSKDSSDNVVSEYLVKWQGLSYADATWEKDLDILFARGAIDEFKAREAALAVQGKMVDVQRRKSKASLRKLEEQPEWLKGGKLRDYQLEGLNFLVNSWRNDTNVILADEMGLGKTVQSVSMLGFLQNTQEIYGPFLVVVPLSTLSNWAKEFRKWLPKMNVIIYVGARASREVCQQYEFYSDEKNGRGIKFDALLTTYEVLLKDKGVLSRLKWNYLMVDEAHRLKNSEAALYITLSEFSTKNKLLITGTPLQNSVEELWALLHFLDPDKFKGKDVFVQNYKNLSSFNENELASLHMELRPHILRRVIKDVEKSLPPKIERVLRVEMSPLQKQYYKWILERNFQDLNKGVRGNQVSLLNIVVELKKCCNHPFLFESADHGYGGDKSITGSSKLERVILSSGKLVILDKLLDRLHETNHRVLIFSQMVRMLDILAEYLSIKGFKFQRLDGSTKAEVRHQAMEHFNAPGSDDFCFLLSTRAGGLGINLATADTVIIFDSDWNPQNDLQAMSRAHRIGQQEVVNIYRFVTSKSVEEDILERAKKKMVLDHLVIQKLNAEGKLEKKETKKGSSFDKNELSAILRFGAEELFREDKNDEESKRRLLNVDIDEILERAEKVEEKVADEEEGNELLSAFKVANFCTAEDDGSFWSRWIKPEAVNQAEEALAPRAARNSKSYAEANLYAQASLPEKLNKRRKKSAETQERFPKRRKSETASFSIPALEGAAAQVRGWSFGNLPKRDATRFFRAVKKFGIDSHIDLIAGEVGGSVEAAPMDAQIELFDALIDGCREAVNGINMDPKGPILDFFGVPVKADDLLTRVEELQLLAKRIISYEKPLSQFQALMYLKPATWSKGCGWNQKDDARLLLGIHYHGFGNWEKIRLDEKLGLAKKIAPVELQHHETFLPRAPQLKERASQLLEMEFVAVSGSNSNTKASRKASKKQKDTSLAIPLSRGKGKQGKPGTPTYNAQINKVKAARTQKSEPLVKEEGEMSDTEEVYEQFKEVKWMEWCEDVMADEKKTLTRLQRLQTTSAELPKEKVLSRIRNYLQILGQRVDQIVFEHEEELHKQERMKTRLWNYVSTFSNLSGEGLHQIYSKLKQEQDVAGVAGSHINGLSRNYRYESCNQNFGVYPRGNDLGKLDSWKRMQGDEADINSAVQPLHERTSSNATRISDPKSSKFLGAGPSDNRHSGIEKPYRMRQTGQTPRQGF; this comes from the exons ATGGCTTTTTATAGGAATTACTCGTGTGAACCAGTTTCGGAGGGTGTACTGGATGAGACAGGGTTAGGAGGAGATATGGAGAAAGATGAGTGTATTTTGGGAAATGATGACGCGGCTTCAAGTGATGGGGAATTTGAGGTGGATTTAAATGCTCAGTATAGGACTGAGAGGGAATCTCATGAAGGGGGGAAGTTGCAAGATGTAGCTGTCAGTGGTGGTGCATTGTCGAATTTACAGACGTCTACTAAGAAAATGGGTTTATCGGCGAGATGGGGTTCAACCTTTTGGAAGGATTGCCAACCTACACGCCCTGGGTCTGAATCTGGACATGAATCGAAAAGTAATTCCGGATATAGAGATGAGGAAGGGTCTGAGGACGAGTCAGTGGGCCGCAGGGATGATAGGTCAGAGTTGGAAGATCCGGAAAGGGTTGGTAGAGGTCAGGCTTACGTATCCGTGGATGAAATGCTGTCTGATGATTATTATGAACAGAATGGTGATGCTAAGCCTAGTGCTTCGTCACATCAGAGAGTTGGAAAAACTACAATTCGCTTTACTTCAATTCCAAAGGCAAGGCATGTTGCTGCTGCTGACAAGTATCAGTCGAGAAAGCCAAAAGCTTCCACTGATATCATATATGCCGAAGGTGATACAGATTATGAGGATGATGACGAAAATGGAGATG AAGATGATCCCGATGATGCAGATTTTGATCCTGACTTCACAAGTGAGCGCCCG AACCAGGATGATTACTGGGAGGGTGAAGATTTAGACGAAGATGTGAACATTGTTGATGATCTTGATGTATCGGATGGAGATGATTTTTTAAGAAAATCTAAAGGGAGACAACATGGTAGAGGTGGGATTGCTTTAAAACATGCAAGAGTACTCAAGTCAAGTACATCATCTAATCAGAGAAAAAGAGGGGGAATATTGTTGGAAGATGATGAATCATCTGCCAGGGATTCTGAAAATGACAGTGATGAGGGTTTTAGTGGCAGGACGAGGAGAGGAGCAAATATAAGGATTAAAAATGTTGCGTGTGACACATCTACATATGTTTCTCGTCGAGGTAGGGAATTCCGAACGTCAAGTCGATCCATCCGCAAAGTATCATATGCGGAGAGTGAGGAAAGTGAGGGACATGATGAATCTACAAAAACAAAGAGTCTCAAG GAGGAGATGGAAGAGGAAGACGGTGATTCGATTGAAAGGGTACTGTGGCATCAGCCAAGGGGCATGGCTGAGGAAGCCTTAGCGAACGACAAATCTTCGGAGCCTGTGCTGTTAAGCCACTTGTATGACAGCGAACCAGACTGGAATAAAATGGAGTTCTATATCAAATGGAAAGGCCAGTCACATCTACATTGTCAATGGAAATCATTCTCCGAGCTACAAAAT CTTAGTGGTTTTAAGAAAGTCATTAACTACAAAAAAAAAGTGATGGAAGATGTCAAGTATCGGAAAGCTGTCTCACGGGAGGAG ATTGAGGTCCATGACGTGAGCAAGGAAATGGACTTGGATCTCATCAAGCAAAATAGTCAG GTTGAAAGAGTAATTGCAGAAAGAGTCAGTAAGGACAGTTCAGATAATGTGGTGTCAGAGTACTTGGTGAAGTGGCAAGGATTGTCTTATGCTGATGCAACTTG GGAGAAAGACTTGGATATATTATTTGCTCGAGGAGCTATCGATGAGTTCAAG GCTCGTGAGGCAGCACTAGCAGTACAAGGAAAAATGGTAGACGTTCAACGAAGAAAAAGCAAAG CAAGCTTGAGGAAGCTTGAGGAACAGCCTGAATGGTTGAAGGGTGGAAAACTCAGAGATTATCAGCTCGAGGGATTAAACTTTCTTGTTAACAG TTGGAGAAACGATACAAATGTCATATTAGCCGATGAAATGGGTCTGGGAAAAACAGTCCAGTCGGTTTCTATGCTTGGTTTTCTGCAG AATACTCAAGAAATTTATGGTCCATTTCTTGTCGTCGTTCCATTGTCAACGTTATCAAATTGGGCTAAAGAATTTAGAAAATGGCTGCCTAAAATGAATGTCATCATCTATGTTGGAGCCCGTGCAAGCCGAGAG GTTTGTCAGCAATATGAGTTCTACTCTGATGAGAAAAATGGCAGGGGCATAAAGTTTGACGCCCTGTTAACTACATATGAAGTACTACTGAAGGATAAGGGAGTGCTTTCTAGGCTGAAGTGGAACTATCTCATGGTTGATGAAGCACATAGGTTAAAGAACAGTGAAGCAGCCTTGTACATAACCCTTTCG GAATTCAGTACCAAGAACAAGTTGCTTATAACTGGTACTCCACTGCAAAACAGCGTTGAGGAGCTTTG GGCTCTGCTTCACTTTCTTGATCCTGATAAATTCAAGGGCAAGGATGTGTTTGTTCAAAATTACAAAAATTTGAGTTCGTTCAATGAAAATGAG CTCGCTAGTCTGCATATGGAATTAAGGCCGCACATTCTTCGGAGAGTTATTAAGGATGTGGAGAAGTCCTTGCCTCCAAAAATTGAACGTGTTTTAAGAGTTGAGATGTCTCCTCTGCAGAAGCA GTATTACAAGTGGATTTTAGAACGCAATTTCCAGGACTTGAACAAGGGCGTTCGTGGGAATCAG GTTTCTCTTCTTAATATAGTGGTTGAGTTGAAGAAATGTTGCAACCATCCATTTTTATTTGAAAGTGCAGATCATGGTTATGGAGGGGATAAAAGCATTACTGGAAGTAGTAAATTGGAAAGAGTAATTTTAAGCAGCGGGAAGTTAGTTATACTTGATAAGCTTCTTGACAGATTACATGAAACAAATCATCGTGTTTTGATATTCTCACAG ATGGTTAGGATGCTTGATATTCTGGCAGAATACCTGTCAATCAAAGGGTTCAAGTTCCAAAGGCTTGATGGGAGTACAAAGGCCGAAGTACGCCACCAAGCTATGGAGCATTTTAATGCACCCGGAAGTGATGATTTCTGCTTCCTTCTTTCAACTCGTGCTGGTGGCTTAGGCATCAATCTTGCAACAGCAGATACAGTTATCATATTTGATTCTGATTGGAATCCCCAAAATGATTTGCAG GCTATGAGTAGAGCTCACAGAATAGGGCAGCAAGAAGTTGTTAACATTTATCGGTTTGTTACAAGTAAAAGTGTCGAGGAAGACATTTTGGAACGTGCTAAGAAGAAAATG gttcttgatcatttggtAATACAAAAGCTGAATGCTGAGGGAAAGTTGGAAAAGAAAGAAACCAAGAAAGGGAGTTCCTTCGACAAA AATGAGCTATCCGCAATCTTGAGGTTTGGTGCAGAAGAACTATTCAGGGAAGACAAAAACGATGAAGAAAGCAAAAGGCGGCTTCTAAATGTAGACATAGATGAAATCCTTGAGAGAGCAGAGAAGGTGGAAGAGAAGGTTGCTGATGAAGAGGAAGGGAATGAATTACTGAGTGCTTTTAAG GTTGCTAATTTCTGTACTGCTGAGGATGATGGTAGTTTTTGGAGCCGTTGGATTAAACCTGAAGCTGTTAACCAGGCAGAA GAAGCTTTAGCTCCTCGAGCTGCAAGAAACAGCAAAAGTTATGCAGAGGCTAACCTTTATGCACAGGCCAGCCTTCCTGAAAAACTTAATAAAAGGAGAAAGAAAAGTGCAGAGACACAGGAAAGATTTCCGAAGCGCCGGAAATCAGAAACTGCTAGTTTTTCGATACCTGCATTAGAAGGAGCAGCTGCTCAAGTAAGAGGGTGGTCGTTCGGGAATCTGCCGAAGAGGGATGCAACACGTTTTTTCCGTGCA GTAAAGAAATTTGGCATTGATAGCCATATTGACTTGATAGCTGGAGAGGTTGGTGGGTCAGTTGAAGCTGCTCCAATGGATGCACAAATTGAGCTTTTTGATGCTTTGATAGATGGATGTCGAGAAGCAGTTAATGGAATCAATATGGACCCAAAG GGGCCCATTTTAGATTTTTTTGGCGTTCCTGTCAAGGCTGATGATCTATTAACTCGTGTTGAAGAACTTCAACTCTTAGCAAAGCGTATTATCAGTTATGAAAAACCCTTGTCACAGTTCCAAGCATTGATGTACCTGAAACCTGCAACTTGGTCTAAAGGCTGTGGATGGAATCAGA AGGATGATGCAAGATTGCTTCTAGGGATCCATTATCATGGGTTTGGCAATTGGGAAAAGATAAGATTGGATGAAAAGCTTGGTCTTGCGAAGAAAATTGCACCAGTGGAACTTCAGCATCATGAGACGTTCTTGCCTCGGGCTCCTCAGTTAAAGGAGCGGGCCTCTCAACTACTGGAAATG GAATTTGTTGCTGTTAGCGGAAGCAATTCAAATACCAAAGCTAGCCGCAAAGCTTCTAAGAAGCAGAAGGATACTTCTTTGGCCATTCCATTGTCACGAGGAAAGGGCAAGCAGGGGAAACCAGGAACCCCCACTTATAATGCTCAGATAAATAAGGTGAAGGCTGCGAGAACCCAGAAGTCTGAACCTTTGGTTAAAGAGGAAGGTGAAATGTCAGATACTGAAGAAGTATACGAACAGTTTAAGGAAGTTAAATGGATGGAATGGTGTGAGGATGTCATGGCTGATGAAAAAAAGACACTGACACGTCTTCAGAGGTTGCAAACTACCAGTGCAGAGCTCCCCAAGGAAAAG GTGCTTTCTAGAATCAGAAATTATTTGCAGATTCTTGGGCAAAGGGTTGACCAAATTGTTTTCGAGCATGAGGAGGAATTACATAAGCAAGAAA GGATGAAAACACGATTGTGGAACTATGTTTCAACATTTTCGAATTTGTCTGGCGAGGGACTTCATCAGATATATTCTAAACTAAAGCAGGAACAGGATGTGGCAGGAGTAGCAGGTTCCCACATCAATGGTTTATCACGCAATTACAGATATGAATCTTGCAATCAAAATTTTGGAGTATATCCAAGGGGCAATGATTTAGGAAAATTAGATTCTTGGAAACGAATGCAAGGGGATGAGGCTGATATTAACTCTGCAGTTCAACCTCTACATGAAAGAACTTCAAGTAATGCTACACGTATATCAGACCCAAAATCATCTAAATTTCTTGGAGCAGGACCATCTGACAACAGACACTCTGGTATTGAAAAGCCTTATAGAATGCGCCAGACTGGTCAAACCCCAAGGCAAGGCTTCTAA